The DNA sequence GGGCCCGGGCAATCCGGCCTCGGCATGCCCGGCGACCTCGCCGACAGCCGCGCCGGAGGCATCGGCGTCCACCACGATCTGGTCGGCTTCGATCCGCGCGGGGTCGGGTACAGCGCCGACCTGCCGTGCCCGGGCGACACCACCGAGCCCGACCCATCGTTGCCGGAAAAGGAGCAAGCCCGGCAAGCCGCCGAACGCGCCGCCGCGGCGAACCGCGCGTGCGTCGACGCCCATCCCGCGTTCGTCCGGAACCTGACCACGCCCACCATCGCCCGCGATCTGGACCGCATCCGCGAAGCCCTCGGCGAGGACAAGATCGGCTACTACGGCGTCTCGTGGGGCACGGCGCTCGGCGCGCAATACCGGACCATGTTCGACGCCCACGTCGACAAGATGCTGCTCGACTCCGTCATGCCGCCGGACCTGAACGTCACGGCGATGGACGACGGCCAGACCACCGCCGGCGAGAACACCTTCCACGACTTCGCGTCGTGGATCGCCCGCTACGACGCCGTCTACCACTTCGGGACCACAGAGCCTGAGGTCGCCAAAGCCCTGCTCGGCCTGCGGGCCGAACTCACCGCACACCCGCGCGGCGACGTCGATGGCGCGACCGTCAACGGCATGCTCGCCAACCCCCGCCGCGACTGGGCGGACTTGGCGAAGCAGCTGGCCCTCATCCGCGCCGGTGGAACACCGGCAACCAGCCGAAAGCCGCAGCCGCGCCTCGGCTGGGACGGCGAGCCGTACGCGTTCAACCACTTCCAGCAGACGGCGCTGCTCTGCACCGAGTCGCCGAGTCCCCGCGATTTCGAGACCGTCTGGCAGCACCGCCTCGACCGGAAGAAACGCCTCCCCGTGGCCGGCGGCTACGGCCTCTACGAGCAACTCTGCGTCGGCTGGCCCCTGCCCGCCCGGCCGTGGGCGTTCACCCCGGGGACCAGCCCGTTGCAGCTCGTCGGCCACACCTACGAGCCGGTGACGCCGATCGGCTGGGCCCTGGCGATGCGGGGCCGGATCGGCGGCGCGCTGATGACGATCGAGGACGACGCCCACGGCTCGCTGTCGTCCCTGCCCTGCGCCGACGCCGCGGTCACGTTCTTCGACACGGGCATGACGACGTCGGCGTCGTGCGCCGGGGCGCCGATCCCCGCTCCCTGAGGGTCAGCGGTTGCGCAGCTGCTCGCGGACCTCCATCAGCGCGAAGCCGAGCAGGTTCAGCCCGCGCCAGTAGTCCGGCTTTTCGGCGTTCTTCTCTTCGCGGGCGAGCCCGCTGCCCCAGACCAGGTCCTTCTTCGACGCCTCGACGAGCACGGCGTCACCGGTGCCGAGGAGGAAGCGGCGCAGGTCGCGGTGCGCGCCGAACTTGGCGAGGTTGCCGTCGACGACGATGTCGTAGCGGTGCCGTTCCCACGTCTCGTTGTCGTACCCGGAGACCTCGCGGCCAAGCACCTTCGCGGTCTTCGGGTCGGGTGCCTGCCGGATCAGTTCGGCCTTCTCGTGGTCACCGAACAGCTCGGCCTTGCCCGCCATCATGTAGTGCTCGGCGGACGGGTAACGCACGCCGCCGGCCTCGAACGGGTCCACCCACCACTGGCTCAGGCAGCTCGCTGTTGCGCGCCCCGTCTTGGAGGGCGCGTGGCCGTAGAACAGCAGGTACTCGGGCTCCGCACCCTCGTGGACCTTTTCGCGCAACGCTTCGATACTGCGGACACCGTCGACCTTCACAACCATCCGTCTAGTGGACCACAGGGCTCAGAGCAGGAAGTGGAAGAGGGGGCTCCCGGGCTCGATCCGCTCCACCTGCAGCGGGCTCGCGTCCATCCGCTCCAGCAGTCCCGACAGGTCGGCCGAGCGCGGGATCTCGATGCCGACCAGCGCCGGCCCCATCTCGCGGTTGGTGCGCTTGACGTACTCGAAGCGCGTGATGTCGTCCTCGGGGCCGAGCACCTGCTCCAGGAACCGCCGCAGCGCGCCCGGCTCCTGCGGGAACCCGACCAGGAAGTAGTGCTTCAGCCCTTCGTGCATCAGCGAGCGTTCCAGGATCTCGCTGTAGCGGCTGACGTCGTTGTTGCCGCCGGAGACCACGACCACGACCGTCTGGCCGGGCTCGATCTCGACGACCGTGCCGAGCGACGTCGCGGCGAGCGCGCCCGCGGGCTCGGCGATGATGCCGTCCGACTGGTACATCGCCAGCATTTCGGTGCAGATCGCGCCTTCGGCGACCGACGTCAGCTCGGCGCCGCTCTCACGGATCAGCGGGTAGGTGACGCTGCCGGCGATGCGCACCGCGGCGCCGTCGACGAACGTGTCGAGCTCGGGCAGCCGCACCGGGTGCCCCGCGGAAAGCGCCGCCGCCATGCAGGCCGCGCCCGCCGGTTCGACGCCGACGATCCGGACCTCGGGGTGCCGCTCCCGCAGGAAGCTGCCGACGCCCGCGAGCAGCCCGCCGCCGCCGACCGGGACGACCACGACGTCGGGGACGAAGCCGAGCTGCTCGATCACCTCCAGCGCCACCGTCCCCTGACCGGCGACGGTCCGGACGTCGTCGAACGCCGGCACCAGCGTCGCGCCGGTGCGCAGGGCGTCCTCGGTGGCGGCCGCGAAGGCGTCTTCGTACGTTTCGCCGACGACGATGACCTCGATGTGCGCGCCGCCGAGCGTCGCGATGCGCTCGCGCTTCTGCCGTGGCGTGGTCCCCGGGACGTACACGCGCCCGTTCGCGCCGAGGCGGCGGCACGCGTACGCGACGCCCTGCGCGTGGTTGCCCGCGCTCGCGCAGACGACGCCGAGCGCGCGCGTCGGGTCGTCGAGCTGGACGATGAAGTTGTAGGCGCCGCGGATCTTGTACGACCGGACGGTCTGCAGGTCCTCGCGCTTCACCCAGACCTGCGCGTCCACCCGGGACGACAGCCGCGCGCTCGGCTCCAGCGGCGTGCGGGTCACCACCCCGGCCAGCCGCTCGGCGGCCTTCTCGATGGTCGCCGCGGTCACCGTGTCGATGTCGTGCACCTGGTTGAATCTACGACTCGCGCGCGGAACCCGACCGGGTGCCCCTACCCCTTGGGCACGGCCGGATACGGGACGAACGTACTGGTGTTCTCGTCGACCGTGAGCTGCTTGCCGATCGTCGGGAACGCGCGCTGCGAGCAGGCCGGGCGTTCGCAGACTTTGCAGCCCATCCCGATCGGCGTGGCCGCCGCCGGTTCGTCCAGGTCCAGGCCCGTCGAATAGATCAGCCGCCCGGCGTGCCGCAGTTCGCAGCCCAGGCCGACGGTGAACGTCTTTCCCGGGCTGCCGTAGCCGCCGATGTTGCGCGAAATCGTCCGCGCGATCCAGAAGTAGCTCTTGCCGTCGGGCAGCGTCGCGATCTGCGTCAGGATCTTGCCCGGCTGGGTGAACGCCTCGTAGATGTTCCACAGTGGACAGGCGCCGCCGACGCGGGAGAAGTGGAAGCCGGCCGCGGACTGCCGCTTCGACATGTTCCCGGCCCGGTCGACGCGCACGAAGGAGAACGGCACCGCGCGGTGCTTGGGCCGCTGCAAGGTGGACAGCCGGTGGCAAACGGTCTCGAAGCCGACGCCGTAGTGGTCGCACAGCCGCTCGATGTCGTAGCGGAAGCGCTCGGCCGCGGCCAGGAACGGTCCGTAGGGGAGGATCAGCGCTCCCGCGAAGTAGTTCGCCAGGCCGACGCGGGCCAGCGAGCGCGCGGCGGGGCCGGAAAACGCCCACGAGTCGGCCAGTTCGGTGATCAGGTCGTCGTACTCGAGCAGGGCAATCTGCGAAGCCATCCGGAACGCCTGCTGCCCGACGCGCAGGCTCGGCGCGAGCCGCAGCGTCCGGCTCAGCGGCTCGTATCGGTGCTGCTGTCCGGCGGCTTCGTCGATGCCGTCGCTGGTCACTTCGACGCCGTAGCGCTGGGAAAGACAGTCCTTCAGCGCGCTGAGCACCTGGCCGCGCTGCAACGGGATGTCGGCCGCCATCTTCTCGGCGCGTTCGTCCAGCTCGGCGACGTAGTTCTCGCGCTCGTAGAAGAAGTCGCGCACCTCCTCGTGCGGCAACGCCGACGCCGCGCTTCCGTGCAGGCCCAGGCCGTTTTCGGTGGTCAGCGCGGCAGTGTTCTCGACGGCGTTGCGGTAGCTGCGGTGCAGCTTGACCAGGGCCTGGGCGATCGCCGGCAGGTTCGTCGCCAGCTCGTTCAGCTCGCTCGTCGTCACGTCGACGCCGAGGGCTTCGTCGAGCAGCGCTTCCTTGACGTCGGCCACCAGCCGGGACGTGTCGTTGTTGGCGAAGAACTCGGTGTCCACGCCGAACGCCTGCGTGATCCGCATCAGGACGGGCACGGTCAGCGGGCGCGAGTTGTGCTCGATCTGGTTGAGGTAGCTCGGTGAGATCTCCAGCACACGGGCGAGGTCGGCCTGGCTCATCGCCCGGCTTTCGCGGAGGTGCCGCAGCCGCGCTCCGGCGAAAGTCTTCTCCATCCGTGCCCGCCTTTCCGGAAGGTTTCCTGCCCTGAACGGTTACGTGAACG is a window from the Amycolatopsis sp. NBC_00355 genome containing:
- a CDS encoding alpha/beta fold hydrolase is translated as MSISRFAVPVLAAAVLLPVAPAIAAADGLSWQLCSAVAKGWDPGDHRTECAQVPVPLDYADPGGPKIDIAVSRVRASGDRTGPAVLLNPGGPGQSGLGMPGDLADSRAGGIGVHHDLVGFDPRGVGYSADLPCPGDTTEPDPSLPEKEQARQAAERAAAANRACVDAHPAFVRNLTTPTIARDLDRIREALGEDKIGYYGVSWGTALGAQYRTMFDAHVDKMLLDSVMPPDLNVTAMDDGQTTAGENTFHDFASWIARYDAVYHFGTTEPEVAKALLGLRAELTAHPRGDVDGATVNGMLANPRRDWADLAKQLALIRAGGTPATSRKPQPRLGWDGEPYAFNHFQQTALLCTESPSPRDFETVWQHRLDRKKRLPVAGGYGLYEQLCVGWPLPARPWAFTPGTSPLQLVGHTYEPVTPIGWALAMRGRIGGALMTIEDDAHGSLSSLPCADAAVTFFDTGMTTSASCAGAPIPAP
- a CDS encoding NADAR family protein; the encoded protein is MVVKVDGVRSIEALREKVHEGAEPEYLLFYGHAPSKTGRATASCLSQWWVDPFEAGGVRYPSAEHYMMAGKAELFGDHEKAELIRQAPDPKTAKVLGREVSGYDNETWERHRYDIVVDGNLAKFGAHRDLRRFLLGTGDAVLVEASKKDLVWGSGLAREEKNAEKPDYWRGLNLLGFALMEVREQLRNR
- the ilvA gene encoding threonine ammonia-lyase IlvA → MHDIDTVTAATIEKAAERLAGVVTRTPLEPSARLSSRVDAQVWVKREDLQTVRSYKIRGAYNFIVQLDDPTRALGVVCASAGNHAQGVAYACRRLGANGRVYVPGTTPRQKRERIATLGGAHIEVIVVGETYEDAFAAATEDALRTGATLVPAFDDVRTVAGQGTVALEVIEQLGFVPDVVVVPVGGGGLLAGVGSFLRERHPEVRIVGVEPAGAACMAAALSAGHPVRLPELDTFVDGAAVRIAGSVTYPLIRESGAELTSVAEGAICTEMLAMYQSDGIIAEPAGALAATSLGTVVEIEPGQTVVVVVSGGNNDVSRYSEILERSLMHEGLKHYFLVGFPQEPGALRRFLEQVLGPEDDITRFEYVKRTNREMGPALVGIEIPRSADLSGLLERMDASPLQVERIEPGSPLFHFLL
- a CDS encoding short-chain fatty acyl-CoA regulator family protein, whose product is MEKTFAGARLRHLRESRAMSQADLARVLEISPSYLNQIEHNSRPLTVPVLMRITQAFGVDTEFFANNDTSRLVADVKEALLDEALGVDVTTSELNELATNLPAIAQALVKLHRSYRNAVENTAALTTENGLGLHGSAASALPHEEVRDFFYERENYVAELDERAEKMAADIPLQRGQVLSALKDCLSQRYGVEVTSDGIDEAAGQQHRYEPLSRTLRLAPSLRVGQQAFRMASQIALLEYDDLITELADSWAFSGPAARSLARVGLANYFAGALILPYGPFLAAAERFRYDIERLCDHYGVGFETVCHRLSTLQRPKHRAVPFSFVRVDRAGNMSKRQSAAGFHFSRVGGACPLWNIYEAFTQPGKILTQIATLPDGKSYFWIARTISRNIGGYGSPGKTFTVGLGCELRHAGRLIYSTGLDLDEPAAATPIGMGCKVCERPACSQRAFPTIGKQLTVDENTSTFVPYPAVPKG